The following proteins are co-located in the Sphingomonas panacis genome:
- a CDS encoding DNA-deoxyinosine glycosylase, with the protein MVDPRVRVLVLGSLPGEQSLAAQRYYANPQNQFWRLMSGVVDEDLVPLDYDARLARLLASRVGLWDVVASAQRTGSTDAALRDISANDLAALVATLPDLRAIGFNGGASYKHGLRQLGPAASQYAIHPLPSSSGMHTVGLDAKRPAWRELARYLDV; encoded by the coding sequence GTGGTCGATCCCCGCGTGCGCGTGCTGGTGCTCGGCAGCCTGCCGGGGGAACAGTCGCTTGCGGCGCAGCGTTATTATGCCAATCCGCAAAACCAGTTCTGGCGGCTGATGTCAGGGGTGGTCGACGAGGATCTCGTGCCGCTCGACTATGATGCGCGGCTGGCGCGGCTGCTCGCCAGCCGGGTCGGGTTGTGGGACGTGGTGGCGAGCGCGCAGCGGACGGGCAGCACCGATGCGGCGCTGCGCGATATCAGCGCCAACGATCTCGCCGCGCTCGTCGCAACTTTGCCCGATCTGCGCGCGATCGGCTTCAATGGCGGCGCCTCGTACAAGCACGGGCTGCGCCAGCTCGGGCCGGCGGCGTCACAATACGCGATCCATCCCCTGCCCTCCAGCAGCGGAATGCACACGGTCGGCCTCGATGCGAAACGGCCCGCGTGGCGGGAACTGGCGCGGTATCTGGACGTCTGA